The DNA region TTTGATATTTGTTAATCGCTTATCAGATTACTTTTTTTCAATAGCACGTGTTGCAAATGCAAATGAAGGCATAGAAGATGTGCTTTATGAAAGAAGTGGAAAGGTATTCCATATGGATTTGAAAAAAGAAGATTTATAATAACTAGGAATACATTTTTTAAAAGGCGTTACAAGATTAAGACTTAATGACATTCTATCTAAAAACAGAGCATAATGGCGTGCTAATTTTTAGTGACGAAGCTATAAGAAAATAATCGGATCAATTTGTTTTTCTATGGCTTTTTTGTTAGAAAGGAGCAGTATGCTATGCAAGAAATAAGATTTGGAACAACATTATATATTGGTACAGAAAGCCTAAAAAGATTATCGGATTTCAAGAATGAAAAGATTTTCATAGTAACAGACTCTTTTATTGCTTCATCAGAGTTACTTCCACATATTAAAAGCTATATTGATAGTAGCACAGAAACAATGGTATTTTCTGGAGTTATTCCAGATCCCCCAATTGATAACATTGTTGCTGGGTTAGAATATAGCAAGGGTTTTCCAGCTACAATTTTATTAGCAATAGGTGGTGGCTCTGCCATAGATGCAGCAAAAGCTATACTTTATTTTGGTAAATTGACTGATAGATTTAGTGAGATACGATTTGTCACTATTCCTACAACAAGTGGAACGGGTTCAGAGGTTACGAATTTCTCGATTATCACCGATGATGAAAAGGAAATAAAATATCCATTGATTACGGATGAAATATTGCCAGATGAAGCTATTTTAGATTCTGGTCTTGTTGCAGGTTTACCACCTAAGCAAACTGCTGATACAGGTATTGATGTTCTTACTCATGCTATAGAAGCTTATGTTTCCACTAGTGCCAATGATATCTCTGATGCTTTAAGTGAAAAAGCTATACGCTATGTATTCACTTACTTAGATAGAGCTTATAAGGATGGAAATGATAAAGAAGCACGTGAAAAAATGCATATGGCATCAACAATGGCTGGAATGGCCTTTAACATAGCTTCACTAGGGTTAAACCATGGTATAGCACATGCAGCAGGAGCACGTTGGCATATTCCACATGGAAGGATAAATGGTATCTTATTACCAAGTATTATTCGCTATAATGCAGGGGTTACTGAAGGGAAATATACTAATAACACTACCCTTGCTGCAAATCGGTATGCAGAAATTGCTAAATTTTTAGGATTAAATGCTGGAAACCCACAAATGGGTGTACGAAGTTTAGTAAATGCAATCCTTGCACTTCAAAAGAGACTCTCCATTCCAAGGAGTCTTTCTGAGTGGGGAGTTAGTAAGGAACAATTTGAATCAGATAAAAATGCAATAGCAGAAGCTGCTCTTGCAGATCGTTGTACAGCAACAAACCCTATTGTCCCAACTAAAGAGGATGTAATTAGTATTCTAGGAAAATTATTTATATAAGTTTTGATTAAATGAGGTGATTACTTGGAGGTAAATGAGAGAATTATACAGGAATATGTTCCTGGTAAGCAAATCACCGTTGCACATGTTATTGCAAAAGCTGATTCAGAACTATATGAAAAGATGGGGATAGTAGAACCTAGAAATGAAGCAGTCGGAATTTTAACTATAACACCAAGTGAAGCATCAATTATCGCTGTTGATATAGCAACAAAAGCCGCTGAAATAGAAATTGGCTTTGTTGACAGATTTTCAGGTGCAGTGGTTATAATAGGGGACGTTTCCTCGGTTAAGATTGCTTTAGAAAACATTTTAGAAACCATGGAAAGTCTTTTAGATTTTACTGTTGTACCTTTATCTAGCACTTGAAGGAATAAAAACTATAATTACATTTAAAAATTAATATATAAACTATGACAACGAGATCATAGATAAAAGCAAAGGCGCTTAATAAGGGGACAATTATGGACCTTTTATTAAGCGTTTCTTTTTTAAAGTTTTAAAATGTACAACATATTCAAAAGGAGTAGATAAGATGTCAGAAACTTTATTAAGCGTTGGTATTGATATTGGAACATCAACAACACAATTAATTTTGTCAGAACTTTCAATTGAAAATATGGCATCAGTTTTTACAATTCCAAGGGTTTCCATTACGGATAAAAAGGTGATATTTAAGAGTGATATTATCTTTACTCCTATATTAGAAAACAATCTAATAGATTCTGATGGTATAAAGGCATTTGTAGAGCAGCAATACAAAAGAGCAGGTATTACAAAATCAGATATTCAGACTGGGGCAGTCATTATAACTGGGGAAACAGTCCGAAAGGAAAATTCCCAGACAGTCGCTAAAGCTTTAAGCGGTTTTGCTGGAGATTTTGTTGTGGCAACAGCTGGTCCCGATTTAGAGAGCATTATCGCTGGTAAAGGAGCAGGGACTTATTCCTATTCTGAAAGCCAACACACAACGGCGGTAAACCTTGATATTGGAGGCGGGACAACAAATCTAGTAGTATTTAACGATGG from Alkaliphilus flagellatus includes:
- a CDS encoding 1-propanol dehydrogenase PduQ produces the protein MQEIRFGTTLYIGTESLKRLSDFKNEKIFIVTDSFIASSELLPHIKSYIDSSTETMVFSGVIPDPPIDNIVAGLEYSKGFPATILLAIGGGSAIDAAKAILYFGKLTDRFSEIRFVTIPTTSGTGSEVTNFSIITDDEKEIKYPLITDEILPDEAILDSGLVAGLPPKQTADTGIDVLTHAIEAYVSTSANDISDALSEKAIRYVFTYLDRAYKDGNDKEAREKMHMASTMAGMAFNIASLGLNHGIAHAAGARWHIPHGRINGILLPSIIRYNAGVTEGKYTNNTTLAANRYAEIAKFLGLNAGNPQMGVRSLVNAILALQKRLSIPRSLSEWGVSKEQFESDKNAIAEAALADRCTATNPIVPTKEDVISILGKLFI
- a CDS encoding BMC domain-containing protein, encoding MEVNERIIQEYVPGKQITVAHVIAKADSELYEKMGIVEPRNEAVGILTITPSEASIIAVDIATKAAEIEIGFVDRFSGAVVIIGDVSSVKIALENILETMESLLDFTVVPLSST